The Juglans regia cultivar Chandler chromosome 16, Walnut 2.0, whole genome shotgun sequence nucleotide sequence TGTTTGGGAAGCCAAGGGAGGCATGCACACCAACCCTAGTGACAAGCCCTTTGGTTTGCCACTTGTCTTTCACACAAGAAGGCTTCTAGGTGAAGAAATTATGGGATGACGTAGAGAAGGCCAAAGGCCACTCGGCCAACTCACCGACACGCACACCCCGTGCCATTTGACAATTGTTTGTAGTTCCAGAAGATTTTCATGAGAAGAGGCACCTAGGGAAGACAAAAATGGATCATTTCAAGAGATTTGCATAGGGAAGCCTAAGGGACAAAAGAGATTTTCGAATTTCCCTCACCCACATGCCCACCCAAGTGATTTTTCTGACATTTCACCACTTGTCAACCCTGCACTAGTAGAGGAGTGTTTCTagaaagaagaggaagggaCTTGTGTGTAAAATGACTATCCTAACCCTAGCTTTCAGCCACTACACTCAAAGACACACTCATGCGCCACTTGTCACTTTAGGGTTACAAAAGAGAGCCTTGGGTATTTGAAATAGCCACCTAGGGAAGGAGCACTAGAAGATGAAAAAACTTCATAGGGAAATGAGAGGAAGTGGACGGCAATGAGGCACACACACACGCCTATGCCATGTCACACATGCAAGCATCACTTTTTAGGAAAATGGAGAGACCTTGTggttattttactctttttccCTATACACACCTAAACAAGAGAAGAAGGGGTTGGAAGACCAAGAGGCTAAATGGGGGAGGGGGTTACACATCACATCCATGTGCCTTTTAGCCTTtccaaagcaatccaatgatGAAGAATATGAAGGGACAAGTCACACACCACTTGCCCTTCATGCAATGGATCACTAGCAACCAATAGGGATTGTTTTCCTGTGCCAagaaatatgttttggatttaCTAGTGAATTAAGTCTTTTTGTGatcgtttgttttgggaaaaaagGTTTTGTTGGTTATTCATGTTTTCGGAGACAATGAACATAtcttttattgggtttttttatatgaatgttATGTTAAAAGCAATGTTTGGGTTATCCTTAGCCTTACAGTACCATGTGCTAAAACAATTACTTTAGGCATTGTCTAGTTTCTTATGAACTTTACATTTTCTGCCGcattatttattgcatactactagtatACATAGGAGCATTGCATCTTACATGTCATCTATGAGAGGTATGTGTCATTCAGTCACTGTCTAATCCCAAGTAGGGGCTGGGGGCGCCACAgagcatggtatcagagcaattatGTCCCTAGGTAAACCCATACATTGTTCTAGGAATACATGGTACCACCAACTAGGTTTGAGATCTGTAGTTATAGGCTTTGATCTTATAGCTATAGGTTTGAATCATGGAGGAAGTGAAAATAGAAGGAAGATACGCGTGTAGAGTCGCAATGCAAGTTGAAGAAACATAGTCTTTCTCTAAGAAGGAGACTGACCTACGCTGGTTTTTGTACGttttaggagagagaaagaaccaTGATACGAAACCGACGTGAGGATACTTCTCCGAGATGTAGAGACCAAGAGGCTGGAAATCCTCCATTAGAATGAGGACATGCAATAGCGAAAGCTATTCACCAGATGACTGAGGTAGTGCTCAATCAGATAACGCAAGGGCAAAACATTAGGCAAGAACCACCTAGAGGAGGAAATCAAAGATGTCAGTATGAGAAAGTTTTAGTTTACAAATACCCTAATTTTATGGGAACAGAAGGACTTTTGAGGGCCAATAAGTGGCTGGTGGACTTGGAGAGAACCTTCTACATCAGTGGATGCACGGAGGAACAAAAGGTCCAATATGCCGGACACATGCTCCAAGGAGAAGCCAGTATATGATGGGACACTAAACGAGAATTGTTGACCCGAGACTTAGGAGGTCTAGCTACACTCACATGGGATCAATTTAAGATTGAGTTTGATAATTGTTTCTTTCTGGAGACATCCAAGCAGCAGAAAGCCCTAGATTTTGTGAACTTGACCCAAGGTAGCATGACAGTTGATCAATATGCTGCTCGTTTTATGGAATTAGGAAGATTTGCACCTCATCTTATTGGTACGGAGAAGATGCAAGCGAAGAAGTGTCAGGATGGTTTGCAACCCCGTATTCGAAACCAAGTAGCCTGCTTGCGGATAGAGAATTTCCAAGAACTGGTCAATTTGGCTTCAATAACAGAAGCGGAACAACGAAGACTGATCGCTCAGGCCCAAGCGGATCGAAAAAGAGGACTGCCTTATTCTTCTAGAGGAAGTATGGAAAAAAGGAAGGTCCCCGCTActctaaacaaaagaaaagacatCATAGTCGGGAGCCCAACACCTGTGACTCCACCATCCTATTGACGATGTGGAAAAATGCACAATAGAGAGTGTCGACTGGTTACGGAAGCATGCTTCAGATGTGGTTAGACCTACCACATGATTCATAATTATCCTCAGAACACACCTGGAGGAGTAGTAATGCCGAATGGCAAAGTAAAGACCCCTGTGAAGGCTAAGATCTATGACATTACACCGGGAGAAGTAGACCTAGAAGCCGACGAGATGGCAGACGCGAGAGTGATTACTGGTAACATTTCCAACTTTGCCTTAACTGATAGCTAGTATATGTTTGAGAATCTTTGAGTAACCCTAGTAATCCTATTATGTAAGGTTAAATTGAACCAACACGTTTGTGCTTTGTTTGATTTGGGAGCATTAAGATCCTTTCTCTATGTTAGTTATGTGAAATGATGTGAGCTAGAAGCAGAACCTTTGTTTGAGAGAGTTCCAGTGGCCATTCCAGACTGAAAAATAGTTGGATGCACCCGGGTAGTTACGAATTGTCCATTGGAAGTTGTGGGTCTATCTTTGACCGCTGACttgattatttttcatttaatgaaattCGATCTGATCTTAGGAATGAGTTAGTTGTCTAAGCATTACTCTAAGATAGACTGTCGAGGAAGAGAAGTAGTCTTCAACTTACCTGCAAAGGATATGATTTGTTATATGGGAGAAACCATCCATCAGTTGTAACAGCAGAACAAGTCAAGAAGAGCTTAACAAGCGGAGCTATTGCCTATCTAGTAATGATGACAAACACGACGGAAGAACCTAAGGGAGTTCAAGGAATCCCAGTGATAGAAGACTTTCCAAGAGTTTTTGTCGATGACTTACCTACATTACACTCGAACCGAGAGACAAAATTTGATTAAGCTTGAACCGGCCACGACCCTCGTGCATAAGGCACCATATCAAATGGCCCTAGCAGAATTAAAGGAGCTCAAGGTTCAAATCGAGGAACTTCTAGAAAAGGGTTTTATTTGCCCTAGTTCATCGCCTTGGGGAGCACCAGTCTTTTTTGCTAAGAAGAAGGACGAAACTCTAAGGATGTGTTTGAATTATCGGAAGTTGAACAAGGTGACTGTCAAGAACAAGTATCCCTTGCCAAGCATagatgatttgttgaatcaGTTAAAAGATGCTTCGGTATTCTCAAAGATTGATTTACGATCAGGATATCACCAACTCAGGATCAGGGAGCAGGATGTACCTATGACTGCCTTTCAAACTCGTTATGGACATTTCGAGTTTTTTGTCATGCCTTTCAGATTGACAAATGCTCCAGCAAAATTTATGGATTTGATTAATCGAATCTTCAGGAAGTACCTAGATAGTTTTGTAGTGGTGTTCATAGATGACATACTGATATATTCTTGAAGTGATGAAGAACATAAGAAGCATCTAAGGATTGTGTTGGAGACACTGCAACAAAATCAACTTTACGGCAAGCTTAGTAAGTTTGAGTTCTAGCTTAAAGAGGTgaaatttttgggacatgtcATTTCTAGTAAGGGAGTGGCAGTAGACCCTGCTAAGATCGACACTGTGACAGAATGGCAAAGGCCAACTAATGGCCATGAGATACGTAGTTTCCTCGAACAAGCAAGATACTACTGGAGGTTCGTAGAAGGGTTCTCTAAACTCTCTAACCCTTTGACGGCACTTATAAGGAAGAATGCCAAGTATGTTTGGAGCGAAGAATGCGATAAAAGTTTTCAGGAGCTGAATAAAAGATTAACCACAACACCTGTATTGGCTTTACCTGAACCACATATGCCTTATGTAGTTTACAATGACTCCTCTAAGATGGGATTAGGATGTATGTTGATGCAAGAAGGAAGAGTCGTTACTTATGCTTCACGACAACTCAAGGACCATGAACAGAATTACCCTACTCATGACTTAGAATTGGTTTCAGTAGTCTTTGCTTTGAGAATTTAAAGGCATTACTTGTATGGGGAAAGTATACATAGATCACAAAAGCCTCGAGTATTTGTTTAGTCAGAAGAATCTAAATATGAGGTAGAGAAGATGGGTTGAGACCATTAGTGATTACCAATGTGAGATTAAGTACCACCCCATAAAAGTTAATGTTATAGCAAATGCTCTTAGCCAGAAGACTCAAACCGAATTGCCATTGTTATTAGCGGAAACTAGGAGCTTGTTGATTGGAAACCCTTTTCAGGATGCTATAGTAGCAATGATTCAGGAGATTGTACCCTTGACGAAAGAGGAAATCTTAGAAGGTCAATAGAAGGATGACGAGCTAGAAAATCTTCGACAGAAGATTTTGAAGTCTGAAGGACCGCAACATTTCACCATAAGGAGAAATGAGATGTTGTACTATAAGGAGACAAAAGTGATTCCTAATATCATTGAGCTGAAGGAAAGGATTCTAAGGGATAAAGCTATGGATAAAGCTCTCTCGGATTTATGTTAAGGAGATAGTATGACTACATGGAGTACCAAAAACTAGGGCTGAAAACTGACCCCTTCGACCTTGTTTTTGGGCAAAATCGATGCCGACCGACGATGGAGAAGTGAGGGGAACAACCTACCATAACCGgtcgatggggaggaggaaaATCGATTGTATCAACTTCGGCGGTTCGTTCGGTTCCCTTGGCGACGAGCTGCTTTTGAGAGAATAGAGAAAGAGTTGCAAAGGAAAGAGGGAGGAttgaaaggggagagagagagagagagagagtgagagagttgCAGAGGCTAAAATTGAATCGGGAAAAAggttggggaagaagaagacccATCTTGAAATGATGTCGTTCCacttacatatttttttcatacgtttttaataaaatgacaccGTTTGTTTTAATACCAAACAAGGtcattttcattatttgttGTATACTTATAGGTGTAAaccgacgccgttccacttaaacttaagtggaataGAGTCGTTTTTAttagggtatattaaaaaaaatatagttttaccCCTTTGTTCGGTTCAACGGTCCAGTCCAGCATCAAACAAGACCGAACCACTGAACATCAATTCCTTCAATTTGCCACTGCACACCGGCCAGTTCCTGACTCAACCGATCAGTTCCCGTCGGTGGCTGCCAATCCCGTCGGTTTTTGTTTAGCCCTACCAAAAACTATAGTGTCGGACCAAGATACTCATTTTACTTCACGCTTTTGGCAGAGTTTGCAAAAGATGTTGGGCACACAACTGAGGTTTAGCAGTGCATATCATCCACAGACTGATGGATAAACAGAGCATACGATCCAAACTTTAGAGGACATGTTGCAAGCATGCGTGCTGGATTTAAGTGGTGATTGAGAAAGTCACCTGCCATTAgtagagtttgcttataataatagctTTCAGGCCACGATATAGATAGCACCTTACGAGGCGTTGTATGGGAGGAAGTGTAGATCCTCGATGTATTGAGACAAAGTTGGAGAAAAGAATATACTAGGACCCAAATACTTACAAGAGGTTTGAAAACAAGTAGCTTTGATCCAAGAGAGGATGAAAGCAACCTAGAATCGACGGAAGAGTTATGCCGACAACCGACGAAGAAGTCTAGAGTTTGCAGTAGGAGATTTGGTATTATTTATCAAGGTATTGCCCATGAAAGGAGTTGTGCAATTTGGCAAAAAGGAAAAGTTAAGTCTCCGATATGTAAGACCCTATGAGATAGTGGAAAGAATGGGTTCTGTAGCCTACTGATTGGACTTACCAGCTGAGATGCAGGGAATACATGATGTATTTCACGTGTCAACTCTAAAGAAAAGCTTCGGAGAAAGACAACTAGTGATAATGGAACCCGACAGTATACTACTTCAGCCAAATTTGTCATGCGAAGAGTGGCTAGTACAGATCGTTGATTGTAAGGAGTAAGATCTAAGGATATGAAGACGAGACCTGTTAATGGATGCAGATTATCAGGGGAATATCTTCTTGCAGAGAGCATTACTGCATGAGGAAATACAACCCCCACGAGACCTGTTGATATGGAAGGAAGCTGGAAGGATATGTCTGCTTGGACTAAATCAAGAAGCTGAAACGAGTCGTGTTGCAGAGGCTCGTGCAAGTAGGTATACCCCGTTTGAGACATCAGACACCTTTACAGATTGGATTTGATTCCACGAGGAACAGAAACCCTTTGAGGACACTGAGCTAGCAATACAACATAAGCTTAATGAAATGAGAGTAAACATGTACTACGGTCATGATGTGGACgcgatattttatttttcacaagaTTCAGTAACAGAAGGGGTAGGTGAAGTACCATCCCTATCATCATTATTTGAAGACTCGAAGACTGTAAGTAAGAGAGGTAAAAACCCCAATAATACCTATTACAAAACCTTGGTTAATGATCATGGTATCGATTTTAATGACGAAATCTTTTCTAGGGAGGAGGATGTGATAACACGAACCTAGTTATATTTCATCCATGTTTATTCTTCGTTGCCTTGATATTATTTTAGGGTCATGAGATTAGATCTAGTTTGATAAAGGACTTGGACTTGTAGTTTAGCATCCAAAGCCCAAGAGAAAGAGTCACTCAAACCCTTATAATTTGGCCAACTAAGTGGGCTTCAGCCCAATAATCCTAAAAGAACCATAGGGACACTCCTAAGCCATGAGGCTTGTGTCATTTGTCATGCATATAAGACCCATGAATCTAGACATGTAAGTGGGCTAAGGGGGAGATAGAAGAGTGTTTAGGAAGCCAAGGGAGCCATGCATGCCAACCCTAGTGACAAGCCCTTTGGTTTGCTACTTGTTTTTCACGCAAGAAGGCTtctagaagaagaaatgatgggATGACCTAGAGAAGGCCAAAGGCCACTTGGCCAACTCACCCACATACACACCCCATGCTATTTGGCAATTGTTTATAGTTCCAAGAATATTTTCATGAGAAGTGGTGCCTAGGGAAGACAAAACTGGATCCTTCCAAGAGATTTGCATAGGGAAACCCAAgggacaaaaatgatttttggatTTCCCTCACCCACATGCCCACTCAAGTGATTTTTCTAACATTTCGCCACTTGTCAACCATGCACTAGTAGAGGAGTGTTTCtagaaggaagaggaagggaCTTGTGCGTAAAATGACTATCCTAACCCTAGACTTTCGACCACTACACTCAAGGACACACACTCATGCACCACTTGTCACTTTAGGGTTTCAAAAGAGAGCCTTTGGTATTCGAAATAGCCACCTAGGGAAGGAGCACTAGAAGATGAAAAATCTTCATGGGAAAATGAGAAGAAGTGGATGGCAATAAGGCGCACACACACGCCTATGCCATGGCACACACATACAAGCATCACTTTTTGGAAAAATTGAGAAACCTTGTggttattttactctttttccCTAAGATACATAGAACTTAGACAAGAGTAGAAGGGGTTGGAAGACCAAGAGGTTTGGCtaagggggggaggggggttaCACGCCACATCCATGTGCCTTTTCCCAAAGCAATtcaatgatgaagaagatgaagagacatTCGACTAAGGGGAAAGGTCACACGTGATTTGTACTTCATGCAATGGATCACTAGCAACCAATAGGATTTAGTGGAGAGTTCTATATAAAGGGGGAGGAGCCACATGCCCAAGGGCTTTTCTCTTTTGCCATTTTTGGATTTCTCATACGACCACTTGATGTTTTCATCACtttcttacattttctttccaaacaaacatgaaaacaaCTTTTCTCTACATACAAGGAAGGACCACGACACCAAGCACGAAGGAATCCAATGTTAGGACCTcgttttattatttgttttcttcacaCTACTCACACCTCACTCGAGGAGATGATAGAATTTCCAAAGAGCTTTAGATGATAGAATCTCCAAAGAGTTTGAGATTCTCGAAGGGTCACATATGATTTCAAGGTTATTTCATCTTGGAATGACCTAAGGTTTTACATGGGGGGAGAAGCTGAAATTTTGAGGACTTACATCCTCTAGACAATTGgctaaacacacacacacacactattcATATATTCATAACCTAGCCATGGTTACATAGACTTGAAGGGTTTTCATGTTCAAAAACCCTAGAGTCAAAAGGTTGAGGTATTTCCAACAACAAGTGACGAACCCTAAAAACCTCACACTCATGCACACGGATTAGAGTTCAAAACTCTTGTTTCTATCAAGTTATACTTCCATTTACAGTTTGCTAGTGCTTTCTTGAAggatttttataagtaaacactCAACTTAGTTTggttaacatgtatatatatttgtgtaaatcttTCTTTGTTATTGTTACCTTTGATTGTTAATCTATGTTTTACTtgattgaatattttatttcgACTTTGTTTAAGATCATGAAAGAGGTTATATGTTTCGGATCCATGTTGAAAATGTCATGATTCACATGTACATGTTTCGGTTTTGCTTAAGGGTATGTTGATATTTCATGTGTCATGAAGATTCGGTTATTGTATGGTTAAGTGTTTTGGGTTTATGTGATGTTGTCATGATTTGAATCTTTGATTCACCCTTACCATGActtttatctattatatttcaagtttggaacatgttaaagtgaaattttttcatattaatatgCTTTTGATGTTTCAGCCAAGTCATGTTCTTCTATGTTCATGaagttgttttgatattttatgtatcctttgttatcatgccatgatttgattatgttaCGCTTGAGTATCTCATGCATGACATTTCATGTGTCACATGTCAAGTGTAAGAAGAAGTCTGTTTTAAGTCTTATGTCACTTGCATTTGGGTAAATagtcttttaaaaaagtgtctgaaaatatttatcacaaccccaaatACTAGGACAAGGGAATgttctagtggaactcctctgtccactctggagtgcttaagaatggagtggtaacccatACATCGACAAAGAACCATCGACGTGCCTTGAATGGATCTTTTTGGAAATGATGTAGGAGTGAGGTaacacctaacgctagtgggtgccatGATTAAGGCTAATAACTTGACGAAGTACTGACGtgttataatgattatgaataaGACGTATTTACCGCGGTGTACAAACTGTTAGTGATgcagtaactagcaggaacacgcgATGCTTAGGTGAGCTATGTTGTGTCCaccatatgttataaaaataaggCAATGAGCTCACATGATACGGATTACGTGATATACGATATGAATCAtgtgatatgataagatatgaaATGATCAACACGAAAATGATGTCAaagaatgttttctgaaaagTTCAAAGattctgttacatgtattttgaAAAAGGTTAAGTGTGTAAGTCAAGTTTAGGTCAcgtcatatgtcaagtacatgttcataCATGCATTCCATGGTTTGCCActtgtatgcttatgttaatCATTGTATGTTGTATAATTACTTGCttagatttctcgaaatctcattatggtagtttccactatCATTCTCCAtctggaatggtagaagttgtaacaggtATAGACAATCACCTCATGGTGAAATGCAAGAGGACTATGATACCCCTAACCAGAGAGGAGGTACCGAAGAACAATAAGAGTTTGTCAGAGCCCTCCTTGTTGGATAGGATATAGAATGTCGACCGACTCATTTCCGAGACACTGTAGTTCAAATACGAGCTGAATAGATTAAGGAATGGGGACAAGTATTGAatttttggagaaaatgaagaaattcgACTAGTTGTGAGAAAAAAATGACCGTTTTCCTGTGTCAggaaatatgttttggatttaCATGTGAATTAAGCGCTTTTGTGATCAATCCCTTTGTTTTGGAGAAAAAGGTTTTGCTGGTTACCCATATTTTGGGAGACAATAAAAATTTCTTTCGTTGGGTACTTTTGATATGAATGTTATGTTAAAGGTAATGTTTGGTTATACTTATTCTTACGGTACCATGTGCTAAGGCAATTAATTTaggcattgcctagtttcatatGAACTTTACATTCCTGATGcattatttattacatactgctagtatatataggAGTATTGCATCTTACCTATCATGTATGAGGGGTATGTatccttgtgttgcatgtccggTATTTCAATCACTGTCCAATCTCAAGCAGAGGCTGGGGACGCCACATCATATCAGGCAATGGATTGATCAAAGTGTCTTCCATCAGGTAGCCAAAGAAGTAGATGCTTACAATCTCTAGGTGAAATTATAAAGTCTTTATAAGAAAAAGATTGCACAAAGCAAAGCCTCTATGATAAGAAAGCTTGTGAATTTAAAGTACAAGGATGGACAAAAGTTGCAGAGCATCTGAATAGTTTTCAAGAATTATTGAATGAGCTGTCTACCATAAAACTTGTTTTGGATTGTACATAAGCAAGGGAGTAGTAAAAGCAGAAAACCTAATGGTGATAAAAGTGGTGACAAGTTAAGAGAAAGGTCCACTTCAAGAAAATGGATAAAATGTTTTCACTGTGGTAAGCTTAGGCATATGAAGAAAAAGTGCAAGAAGTTTAAAAAGGaatagttaaaagaaaaaagtgaggagcagaaagaagaaaacgaAATCGCAACAGTTGCACTTGATATTGATTTGTTCATTATTTGCGATAATGCTCATGTTAATGTCGCTTGTTAGGATTTCACTTGGGTAATTAATACAACAGGTTCTTTTCATATTACCGCACGTAGAGACTTCTTCGCTTCCTCTACAAGTGGTGACTTTGGTTGGGTTAGGATGGGAAATGAAGCAAAGTGTCAGATTGTGGGCATAGGAGATGTGTGATTGGAAACCAGCATTGGGTGCAAATTGATTCTCAAAGATGTCAAATATGTTCCTATATAcgttttaatttgatttcaattgGAGAATTGGATTATGAAGGCTACCATAATCATCTTAGAGATGGAAAGTGGAAACTTAATAAGGGTTCTCTTATTCTAGCCATGGAAATGAAGGTCAATACTCTCTACAAGACATATGCCAGCTTCATCAAGGGATATGTTATTGCTGTTGAGAATGAAATCTCCACTAAGCTATGACATAAGAAGCTTGGACACATTAGGGAGAAAAGACTTTAGATTCTTGCAAAGAAGCAGTTCCTATCTAATATCAAAGGTATGCAACTAATGTCATGTACTCATTGTCTTATGggaaagtaatgaataatttcttttaagaaattttcttcttctaaaaaatgtgatattcttaatttgttttacaCTGATGTTTGTACTATGACTATGAATACCAAATGTGTAGGTGGTGCATT carries:
- the LOC108985583 gene encoding uncharacterized protein LOC108985583, producing MTEVVLNQITQGQNIRQEPPRGGNQRCQYEKVLVYKYPNFMGTEGLLRANKWLVDLERTFYISGCTEEQKTSKQQKALDFVNLTQGSMTVDQYAARFMELGRFAPHLIGTEKMQAKKCQDGLQPRIRNQVACLRIENFQELVNLASITEAEQRRLIAQAQADRKRGLPYSSRGSMEKRKNTPGGVVMPNGKVKTPVKAKIYDITPGEVDLEADEMADARVITGNISNFALTDS